GCGGAAACCGAGCACGTGCTGGATGATGAGTCCGCGCACGAGGAACGCGGCCTTGCGTTCCGGCGTCATCTCCCCGACCGGATTGGCGACGTTGCAGTCGGTGTAGCCGAATTCGGTCGTGATCATCGGTTTGCCGGCGTCGCCGTACTTCGCCATGATCTCCCGGACTTTCGCGATGCGTTCGAAAAGTCCTTCGGGGCTGCCGGACGGATAGCCGGGCGGATAGACGAAGTCGGCCGTGTTGCCGAGGTAGTTGTGAATGTCGAGCACGTCGAAATGCTCTTTTGCTCCCGCCGCGTAGAACTTCTCGAGAAAGTCGAGCGAACGGCCGTCGAGGCAGACGGTCGGAGCATAAAGCAGCGCGTGCGGCACATCCGCCTTCAGCTCCCGGTTGATGTCGGCGACGCGCTTTGCATAGTCGGCCCCCCGGATGCCGTGCAGGTGCGGCTCGTTACCCGCTCCGTAGAGGTGGACGCCCATCCGGCCGCCGTTGGCATAATTGCGCTTGCCGGAGAAGGTCGTCGCCGCGATGCCGCGCTCGTAGAGCATTTTGAGGATTTCCGGGTAGCTCTCCCACCAGCGGATCGTTTTGAACGGCGTTTCGGCCAGCAGATCGAGCGCAACGGTTTCCCATTCGCGGGTGCGCTTGGCATGACGCGCTCCGCCGCCGCCCCAGAAGTGATTGATGGCCAGCATGTCGCCGAAGGTTTTCACGTCGATCGGTCCCGGCGCCGTCCAGGTGAACGGCTTGACGACCGGGTATTCGCCGTCGTCGTAAACCGCCGTCACGCCGTAGCTGCCGGTCTCTCCGGGCGTCAGCGGATAGACGACGGTTCTGACGGTCGCGGCCGGATATTCGCCGATCCGTTCGACGCCTTCTTCGGTGATTTTCGAAAACGGTTTCTGCGAGCGGTAGACCCGGTAACTTTTCACCTGCGAGGCTGAGCCGAAGCCGCTCCAGTCGAGCGTCAGGGCGCTTGAGCCGATGCCGCTTCCCGTCACGGCGACTTCGGGACGCTGGTTCTCGGGCAGGTAGGCGGTCCGGTCAGCTCCCTGCGGCAGCCGGTCGCCCCAGACCGCGACCTCGGAGAGGATCATCTGCATGCGGGCCGGATGCTTTTTGACCCGGAACCGGACATAGCGCGCCGCCGCCGGTTTTTCGAGTTTGAGTTCGACCGGTTCACCAAGTTTTTCAGCTTGGTTCAGAAGCCCTTCCGGGCAGTTTATGCTGCCGACCGAAACGAATTTCGCCCCGTCCGCCGACAGCAGAAGCTCGAAGGTCTCGAAGCCCTGCGTTTTCGTCTGCTGCGACCAGATTGCCGCGCGGGTGATGAGATAGGTGTCCTTCAGGTCGAGCGTGAAGGTTGCATAGTACTGGCCGCCCCAGTTGCCGAACGCCTGGCAGTTCCCGTCGGTGCCGCGCCGTCCGTCGAGCAGGACGCGGCAGGTGCCGTCCGGACGCGAACCGGTCTTCAGCATCTCTTCGGACTTCGTCGCATATGGCCCGTCTGTGACCCAGCTGAGTGTCGCGCCGGTGGCGAGAGCCGCTTCTCCGGCCGGGAAGGTGTTGCCGGCCGGGTTGCCGCTCAGCCGTTTTTCGCTGATCTTCACATCCGGGGCGACCGGAACGGCAATCGCTTCAGCCGCCTGCGCGCTTCCGGCCTCGTTGCCCCAGACCGCAACTTCGCTGATGACCTGCTGCGGGGAACCGTCGCGCACCTTGACCCGGAACTGCACATACTGCGCCGTGACCGGTTCGGAGAATGGGAGTTCGAGCGGAATGCCGAGCTTATTCGCTTCGCTCGACAGCCCGTCCGCGAATGCGCCGGAGGCGGCCGGAACGAAGGTTTTGCCGTCTGAGCTCACGAGGATTTCGACATCGCCGGATTTCTGGGTTTTATTGAACTGCGCCCAGACCGCCGCCCGGGTCAGGCCGTACGGCTTTTTGAGGTCGATCACAAAACTTTCAAAACGGGTCTTCGGCTGCCAGGAGCCGAATCCCTGACAGTCGCCCTCCGGTCCGCGCCGCCCGTCCAGCAGCGCCCGGAAGGTCCCGTCGGGCCGGGCCGCGGTTTTGGCGAATTCCGGGCTGGAGGCGAATGCCCCGTCCGTGACGACCGACAGGGTCGCCCCGGTTTTCAGGCGCGGTTCGCCGGCGGGGAAGGTGTTCGAACCCCAGCCCGGACGTTCGTTGTCGGTCAGCAGGAAGTCTGCCGCG
The Victivallis lenta DNA segment above includes these coding regions:
- a CDS encoding discoidin domain-containing protein, producing MRPSAYLTAGALLFGTALGAADFLLTDNERPGWGSNTFPAGEPRLKTGATLSVVTDGAFASSPEFAKTAARPDGTFRALLDGRRGPEGDCQGFGSWQPKTRFESFVIDLKKPYGLTRAAVWAQFNKTQKSGDVEILVSSDGKTFVPAASGAFADGLSSEANKLGIPLELPFSEPVTAQYVQFRVKVRDGSPQQVISEVAVWGNEAGSAQAAEAIAVPVAPDVKISEKRLSGNPAGNTFPAGEAALATGATLSWVTDGPYATKSEEMLKTGSRPDGTCRVLLDGRRGTDGNCQAFGNWGGQYYATFTLDLKDTYLITRAAIWSQQTKTQGFETFELLLSADGAKFVSVGSINCPEGLLNQAEKLGEPVELKLEKPAAARYVRFRVKKHPARMQMILSEVAVWGDRLPQGADRTAYLPENQRPEVAVTGSGIGSSALTLDWSGFGSASQVKSYRVYRSQKPFSKITEEGVERIGEYPAATVRTVVYPLTPGETGSYGVTAVYDDGEYPVVKPFTWTAPGPIDVKTFGDMLAINHFWGGGGARHAKRTREWETVALDLLAETPFKTIRWWESYPEILKMLYERGIAATTFSGKRNYANGGRMGVHLYGAGNEPHLHGIRGADYAKRVADINRELKADVPHALLYAPTVCLDGRSLDFLEKFYAAGAKEHFDVLDIHNYLGNTADFVYPPGYPSGSPEGLFERIAKVREIMAKYGDAGKPMITTEFGYTDCNVANPVGEMTPERKAAFLVRGLIIQHVLGFRRVFVYSFWDEGEDPNYTEHSFGMLDYKGQKKPAYYASQVLGRELGKCVYDFPMKGSDEVNYGYVYRNPETDRFVTVVWNGASEMAGTFRTRPGTVTVVSMTGEKKEIRTAPDGSFRTVFGPAPVYLESAAPAELVKTVAVEEKTASDRVGLKPDSPVVVTGPGRKSEIGATLTNPTAETLEVHLSLETPEGKALASKTVKLAPGQSERAVLAVPAPAGLILDRYELAINYEGKYESRSDKTTLFVRRLAEKPGVTTGKMYGYQNDVYVLSDDTLEVTVDPQRGGRILEIFDRRTGANQITVPYDRLGGLHNIAFYYCIWDEVRAPNGSGIGRNTPYKVRLLPDGIEMSAENPGNLAAVKTLTLKGNGVLDLKVRLDSRSSRELACSWYMHPEYTVGGEAVSHSDLLTLPIGGKELEIPYWTGLGDRTTPEFSDGYWLLTSPSKHYRIRQDFSLDEFRKPRLWFGIGCCNFEMESSRDLKLAPGQSWTGDLKWTFSTLKQ